A genome region from Heptranchias perlo isolate sHepPer1 chromosome 32, sHepPer1.hap1, whole genome shotgun sequence includes the following:
- the cdk11b gene encoding cyclin-dependent kinase 11B isoform X12, whose translation MLDILGFAIPICHIFERDWKSLQGSGTASEEESSSEESEESPSLSEVESEQSHGEISEEEHSDEERQNGNHIQIVTESKFDHDSEESVEEEEEEMEEEESPISNAPTEGEYVPDSPPVSPVELKKELPQYLPALQGCRSVEEFQCLNRIEEGTYGVVYRAKDKKTDEIVALKRLKMEKEKEGFPITSLREINTILKAQHPNIVTVREIVVGSNMDKIYIVMNYVEHDLKSLMETMKQPFLPGEVKTLMIQLLRGVRHLHDNWILHRDLKTSNLLLSHSGILKIGDFGLAREYGSPLKPYTPVVVTLWYRTPELLLGAKEYSTAIDLWSVGCIFAEFLTQKPLFPGKSEIDQINKIFKELGTPSEKIWPGYNELPAVKKMTFTEYPFNNLRKRFGALLSDQGFDLMNKFLTYCPAKRITAEEALKHEYFRETPLPIESAMFPTWPAKSEQQRVKRGTSPRPPEGGLGYSQLGDDDLKDTGFHLTTTNQGASAAGPGFSLKF comes from the exons ATGCTGGATATCCTTGGCTTTGCCATACCAATATGTCATATCTTTGAGCGTGACTGGAAAAGCCTGCAAG GGTCTGGAACTGCCTCCGAGGAAGAGAGCAGCAGTGAGGAATCTGAAGAGTCTCCTAGTCTGTCTGAGGTTGAATCTGAACAGTCTCATG GAGAAATTAGTGAAGAGGAACACAGTGATGAAGAAAGACAGAATGGAAATCACATCCAAATAG TTACAGAATCAAAATTTGATCATGATTCAGAAGAGagtgtggaggaagaggaggaggagatggaggaggaggagagtccaATCTCGAACGCTCCCACTGAGGGAGAGTATGTTCCCGACTCCCCACCTGTTTCACCGGTTGAGTTGAAGAAAGAACTGCCACAATACTTGCCTGCTCTTCAG GGTTGCCGCAGTGTAGAAGAATTTCAGTGTCTTAATAGAATTGAAGAAGGAACATATGGTGTGGTTTATAGAGCTAAAGACAAAAAGACAG ATGAAATAGTGGCTTTGAAACGATTaaaaatggaaaaggaaaaagAAGGATTTCCGATTACATCCCTACGGGAAATCAACACGATTCTGAAAGCACAGCACCCAAACATTGTCACTGTTAGA GAAATTGTAGTGGGAAGCAACATGGACAAGATATATATAGTTATGAATTATGTTGAACATGACCTCAAGAGTTTAATGGAAACCATGAAGCAACCATTCTTACCAG GTGAAGTTAAAACACTCATGATACAACTTCTAAGAGGCGTGCGACATCTTCATGATAATTGGATCTTACATCGAGACTTAAAGACGTCTAACCTACTACTCAGTCATTCGGGAATACTTAAG ATTGGCGACTTTGGACTTGCTCGAGAGTATGGCTCCCCATTGAAGCCTTACACGCCAGTAGTGGTAACTCTCTGGTACCGAACACCCGAGCTGCTACTTGGAGCAAAG GAATACTCGACTGCTATTGACCTGTGGTCAGTGGGCTGCATCTTTGCTGAGTTCCTAACTCAGAAGCCTCTATTTCCAGGGAAATCGGAAATAGATCAGATTAACAAGATCTTTAAG GAGTTAGGCACACCAAGTGAGAAGATCTGGCCTGGTTACAATGAGCTTCCTGCAGTGAAGAAAATGACCTTTACAGAATATCCATTCAACAACCTGCGTAAGCGGTTTGGAGCCCTTCTATCTGATCAAGGTTTTGACCTCATGAACAA atTTTTGACTTACTGCCCAGCCAAAAGAATTACAGCTGAAGAAGCACTGAAACATGAATATTTCAGGGAGacaccactccctatagaatcagcTATGTTCCCAACCTGGCCTGCAAAGAGTGAGCAACAAAGAGTTAAACGTGGAACTAGTCCTCGTCCCCCTGAAGGTGGACTTGGCTATAGTCAACTA GGAGATGACGATTTGAAAGACACTGGCTTCCATCTAACAACCACAAACCAGGGAGCCTCTGCTGCTGGTCCTGGTTTCAGCCTAAAGTTCTAA
- the cdk11b gene encoding cyclin-dependent kinase 11B isoform X11 codes for MRGKEKDKEKEREHERRKRQREEQDKARRERERQKRRELAREHSRRERHMKPFIDTSNVGQGSPWDRLEQLERQRERERRMREREQLQKEQWEQKERERRAEERRKERDVRREAYECRGAGDPGPFWDSMCLKKTIVNNPSAMMHHRGLKEEYGEKPKTHHRSRSPVWLHRERIELGEGRKNVKEERHEEKDLLSDLQDISDSERKTTSGESSSGSGTASEEESSSEESEESPSLSEVESEQSHGEISEEEHSDEERQNGNHIQIVTESKFDHDSEESVEEEEEEMEEEESPISNAPTEGEYVPDSPPVSPVELKKELPQYLPALQGCRSVEEFQCLNRIEEGTYGVVYRAKDKKTDEIVALKRLKMEKEKEGFPITSLREINTILKAQHPNIVTVREIVVGSNMDKIYIVMNYVEHDLKSLMETMKQPFLPGEVKTLMIQLLRGVRHLHDNWILHRDLKTSNLLLSHSGILKIGDFGLAREYGSPLKPYTPVVVTLWYRTPELLLGAKEYSTAIDLWSVGCIFAEFLTQKPLFPGKSEIDQINKIFKELGTPSEKIWPGYNELPAVKKMTFTEYPFNNLRKRFGALLSDQGFDLMNKFLTYCPAKRITAEEALKHEYFRETPLPIESAMFPTWPAKSEQQRVKRGTSPRPPEGGLGYSQLGDDDLKDTGFHLTTTNQGASAAGPGFSLKF; via the exons GCACATGAAACCTTTTATAGATACAAGCAATGTGGGGCAGGGCAGTCCTTG GGATCGTCTTGAGCAACTCGAGCGTCAGAGGGAACGGGAaaggagaatgagggagagagaacaactgCAAAAAGAGCAGTGGGAACAGAAAGAACGAGAAAGGCGAGCTGAGGAAAGGCGCAAGGAACGAGATGTCAGGAGGGAAG CATACGAATGCCGTGGGGCAGGTGATCCTGGGCCTTTTTGGGATTCTATGTGCCTGAAAAAGACAATTGTGAATAATCCATCAG CTATGATGCATCACCGAGGATTGAAGGAGGAATATGGTGAAAAACCAAAGACTCATCACAGAAGTCGTAGTCCAGTGTGGCTTCACAGGGAGAGGATTGAACTaggagagggaaggaaaaatG TAAAAGAGGAGAGGCATGAAGAAAAAGACCTGCTGTCTGATTTGCAGGACATCAGTGACAGTGAAAGAAAGACAACATCTGGCGAATCCTCCTCAG GGTCTGGAACTGCCTCCGAGGAAGAGAGCAGCAGTGAGGAATCTGAAGAGTCTCCTAGTCTGTCTGAGGTTGAATCTGAACAGTCTCATG GAGAAATTAGTGAAGAGGAACACAGTGATGAAGAAAGACAGAATGGAAATCACATCCAAATAG TTACAGAATCAAAATTTGATCATGATTCAGAAGAGagtgtggaggaagaggaggaggagatggaggaggaggagagtccaATCTCGAACGCTCCCACTGAGGGAGAGTATGTTCCCGACTCCCCACCTGTTTCACCGGTTGAGTTGAAGAAAGAACTGCCACAATACTTGCCTGCTCTTCAG GGTTGCCGCAGTGTAGAAGAATTTCAGTGTCTTAATAGAATTGAAGAAGGAACATATGGTGTGGTTTATAGAGCTAAAGACAAAAAGACAG ATGAAATAGTGGCTTTGAAACGATTaaaaatggaaaaggaaaaagAAGGATTTCCGATTACATCCCTACGGGAAATCAACACGATTCTGAAAGCACAGCACCCAAACATTGTCACTGTTAGA GAAATTGTAGTGGGAAGCAACATGGACAAGATATATATAGTTATGAATTATGTTGAACATGACCTCAAGAGTTTAATGGAAACCATGAAGCAACCATTCTTACCAG GTGAAGTTAAAACACTCATGATACAACTTCTAAGAGGCGTGCGACATCTTCATGATAATTGGATCTTACATCGAGACTTAAAGACGTCTAACCTACTACTCAGTCATTCGGGAATACTTAAG ATTGGCGACTTTGGACTTGCTCGAGAGTATGGCTCCCCATTGAAGCCTTACACGCCAGTAGTGGTAACTCTCTGGTACCGAACACCCGAGCTGCTACTTGGAGCAAAG GAATACTCGACTGCTATTGACCTGTGGTCAGTGGGCTGCATCTTTGCTGAGTTCCTAACTCAGAAGCCTCTATTTCCAGGGAAATCGGAAATAGATCAGATTAACAAGATCTTTAAG GAGTTAGGCACACCAAGTGAGAAGATCTGGCCTGGTTACAATGAGCTTCCTGCAGTGAAGAAAATGACCTTTACAGAATATCCATTCAACAACCTGCGTAAGCGGTTTGGAGCCCTTCTATCTGATCAAGGTTTTGACCTCATGAACAA atTTTTGACTTACTGCCCAGCCAAAAGAATTACAGCTGAAGAAGCACTGAAACATGAATATTTCAGGGAGacaccactccctatagaatcagcTATGTTCCCAACCTGGCCTGCAAAGAGTGAGCAACAAAGAGTTAAACGTGGAACTAGTCCTCGTCCCCCTGAAGGTGGACTTGGCTATAGTCAACTA GGAGATGACGATTTGAAAGACACTGGCTTCCATCTAACAACCACAAACCAGGGAGCCTCTGCTGCTGGTCCTGGTTTCAGCCTAAAGTTCTAA